The sequence below is a genomic window from Aureispira sp. CCB-E.
CGTTATAGAGTTACGCTTAAAACTAAAGATAAATACGGTGCTCCGATTGAGATTCGAAAGTTTTTTACATTGTATAGCAATAAAGCTAAAAAAACACCGCTCAACAATGCTTTGTTTCTCGCTCAAAGTTCTTTTACTGCTGAACCAGACACTAGTATCAATATAGATTTTGGCACTTACGAAAAGGCTGCTTATGTATTGTATGAGATAGAACATGATCATCAAATTATACATCGAGAATGGATTCAACCCAAAGGAAGAATCATTCGTAGTCTTTCAATAGAAGAAAAACATCGTGGCAACCTACATTTTCATCTAACAAGCATTCAAGATGGTCGTTTTTACAGCTCTGGAGGAACGATTTATGTTCCTTGGAGCAACAAAGATTTAAAAGTTGAATACGCTACATTCCGTGACAAACTATATCCTGGTCAAAAAGAAGAATGGAAGATTAAAATTTCTGGTCATAAAGGAGATAAAGTTGCCGCCGAATTTCTAGCGAGTATGTATGATGCCTCCTTAGATGCTTTTAGTGCTAATTCTTGGTACTTCAATATTCATCCTAGTTCCTACAGGAGTTTAAGTTTACAAGGTTATAATTCGTTTACTATGGTGGGTTCTGCCTTGCTACAACATGACTGGAATACCTACAAATCGGGTGCATCTAGAACCTACCCTACACTGGATTGGAATGGTTTTTCTTTCTATGAATATGATTATTCTCGTGGCAATCGGGTTTATAAAAGTGCCAGTCCTAAAGGACGCATGAGATCCAAAAAAGAAGGTTCAAAATTGGGCGCTCCTATCATGGACAGTTCTGTAGAAATGGAAGAAGTCGAAGCAGATGGTTTTATGAATGCAGAACAAGATAAAACAGTCGTTTCTAACGACCAAATTACAGCTAAGCCTGAAGCACCAGAGCAGGCTCCTGAAGAAGATTTTGGAAATATAAACGTTCGTACCAACTTAAATGAAACTGTTTTCTTTTATCCTGATTTAATGACCGATAAAGATGGAAATATCATCATTAAATTCACGATGAACGAAGCCTTAACCAAATGGAAATTCATGCTTTTTGGGCATACCAAGGAGTTGGCTTTTGTCTCTGACACCAAATCTGTCGTCACTCAAAAAGACTTGATGGTTGTTCCCAATGCCCCTCGATTCTTTAGAGAAAATGATGAAATTTACTTTACAGCTAAGGTCAGCAACTTGACTGAAAAAGCCATGAAGGGTAAGGCTCAATTACAACTCTTTGATGCGATTAGCATGCAACCTATTGATGCTGCTTTTGGTAATACTCAAGCTACGCTTTCTTTTGATGCAAAGGCAGGGCAATCTGCTCCTTTGGCTTGGAAACTCAACATTCCTGATGGTTGGAACACACCTGTTACGCATCGAGTCGTTGCTAAAGCGGGTGATTTCTCCGATGGCGAAGAAGCTGCTATTCCTGTGCTGACCAATCGCATGTTGGTCACCGAAACACAACCGCTCCCTGTTCGAGGAAAACAAACTAAAAAATTCACCTTTGATAGAATGGCTCAAGTCAGTCAATCAAAAACGCTCCAACACCATCAACTGACCTTAGAATTCACGCAAAACCCTGCTTGGTATGCCATTCAATCTTTGCCTTATTTGATGGAATATCCTTATGAGTGTACCGAACAAATTTTCTCTCGTTATTATGCCAACAGTTTGGCTTCTGATGTTGCCAATGCGCATCCCAAGGTGAAACGAGTTTTTGATCAATGGAAAAATATTGATACCGATGCTTTAAAAAGTAATTTGGCTAAAAATGAGGAACTTAAATATGCTTTATTAGAAGAAACGCCTTGGGTTTTGGCAGCGCAAAGTGAAGCGACTCAAAAGAAAAATATTGGGGTGCTTTTTGATCTTAATCGTATGGCGAATGAATTGACAAAAGCTAGGGACAAAATGGCGGATCGTCAATTGGCAAACGGTGGCTTTAGTTGGATGCCTGGTGGTCGAGATAGCTGGTACATCACCCAATATATTGTAGAAGGCATGGGACATCTAGATAAGTTGGGGGTTAAGGATATTCAATCTGATCCTAAGATGGCAAAAATGATTCAACGTGCCGTTGACTACATTGATGTGGAGCTAGCTCGACAGTACAAAGAATTGCTCAAATGGGCAAAACGAAGCAAGAATGAAAAAGAGTACTTAGAGCAAGATCATCTAGGACAAATGGTCATTCATTATTTTTATGCTAGAACCTTCTTTTTAGAGCAAAAAATTACCAATAAAACTACTTTAGAAGCCATCCAGTACTACGAAGGGCAAGCTCTAAAATATTGGAGAAATAAGTCCATGTATATGCAAGGACTGTTAGCCTTAGGTTTCCACAGAAAAGGAACCGACTTAGAAACGCCTCAAAAGATTGTTGCAGCTGCCAAAGAAAATGCCTTGAATAGCGATGAAATGGGCATGTATTGGAAGTATCCATCGGGTTACTTTTGGTATCAACTGCCCATCGAAACCCATGCCTTGATGATTGAGGTCTTTGATGTTGTAGCTAAAGATGCTAAGGCGGTAGAAGATTTGAAAGTTTGGTTGCTAAAAGCCAAGCAGACAACTCATTGGAAAACGACCAAAGCTACTGCCGCCGCTTGTTATGCGTTGCTCATGTCGGGTGATAATTGGTTGATGGACGACCAAGAAATTGAAATTACTTTGGGCAACAAAAAATTGGATCAATCTCAAATCAAGAAAGAAGCAGGAACGGGGTATTTTAAAACTTCTTGGAAAGCAGATGAAATTACCAACGATATGGCAAACATCAAGGTCAAAAATCCAAACAATGTCGTGGCTTGGGGAGCTTTGTACTGGCAATACTTCGAGAATTTAGACAAGATTACGCATTTCAAAGAAACACCTTTGAAGTTGAATAAGAAACTGTTCAAACAAATTAACACCGATCGAGGTCCTGTCTTAAAACCTATTGATAGCCAAACCTTAGAACCTGGAGACTTGATTAAAGTTCGCATTGAATTGATGGTTGATCGAGATATGGAATATGTTCACATGAAGGATATGAGAGCAGCCGGTTTAGAACCAACCAATGTCTTGAGTCAGTATAAATACCAAGGAGGTTTGGGCTATTACGAAAGTACTAGAGATGCTTCGACCAACTTCTTCTTTAGTTATTTATCTAAAGGTACTTATGTCTTTGAATATCCTTTGCGAGTCAATCACAAAGGTAATTTCTCCAATGGAATTACCACCATTCAATGTATGTATGCCCCTGAATTTACGGCTCACTCTGAGGGCGTTCGAGTCTCTGTTGAGTAAAAGTAAACTAACAACAATAAGATCAATTAGAAGCACTGGAGAAACACTTTCCAGTGCTTCAATATTATTATAAATAGCATCCTAAACTTTTACCTATGAAACCTTTAATCGTTACGTTATTTTTGCTATCCTTTCTAAACGCCTCTTTTGCACAAACCAACTCTTACACTCAGCAATGGGCTAAGATTGATTCTTTGGAACATTATAGAGATTTAAAACCTGCTATTCCTTTATTAAATCAATTAATGGAACAATCTCGACACGATACAATTGATTTAAGTGCTAGAGCTCATTATGTAAAAGCATTTTTGTTCAGAAGTAAATATGAAGTAGAACTAGAGTTAGGACTCCAAGATAGTAGCCATAGAAAGCACCTTTGTTATTTAACGGTAATTGATGCTTTAAAACCTAAATTACTCGCCCAAATAGACCAAAGCAAAGACTCTATTGTTAATGCCTTACTTTATGCTCATCTAGCAGATTTATTGATCAAGTATCAACGTGATTTTTATGTTTGTAATAATATCCGCCCTAAAGTTAGAAGGGTTATTTGGAATGCAACAGGCAACTATACCCTAGATTCTGATCCTGATCCTGTGCAAGATTCTATTGATAATATGCTGCGTCTTTATCAAGAAGAAACCAGCCGTTACCTATTGTCCGCTATAGCATCAACAGCACCCAAAAATGTTTGGGCACATGATTATGTAGTTTTGCTAGGGCTTGACACCATAACCAATACGCTTCCCAACTACTCGCTCTATGATTTACTGGTTGATAATGCGATTGATTACCTTACCCATCAATCGACATATACAACCTATAAAAAGACAAAAAAACACTATCCTTTTCGTGACTCTCTAGCATTCGTTCGTGTAGAAGATTTTGTTCAGTTTGATTTTACGGTTGCTGATGAGCATGCTAAAAGAATTCAAATCTATAAATTATACCAAGTGCTTCTACGCCATTATTTGAAGCACAACCAACGCAATCTACTTGCCAAATTTGACTTGGAGCGAATGGTCTTTGGATTAAATTATAATTATGAAGGAATAAAAAAACACAACAGCTATTACCTAACTCGCTTGCTAGAAATGGAACAAACATACGCAGATGTTCCTATGGGTACCATGATTAGTTATGAAGTTGCCAAAGACTTATTTAATCCTTATGGTTATCATTACCCTCAATTTAGAAACAGTATTTATAATAATCGCTGGAATATAAAAAAGGCGCACGATATCTGTCAAGCAGCCATTCAGCGCTTTCCTAACTCCGTTGGAGCAAAAAATTGCCAAGCACTGTTGAATCAGATTCTACAAAAAGAATTAAGTCTGTCCATAGAGGCAGTGACTCCAACTCAACAAAATATTTTAGTTAAAGTTACGAGCAAAAATATTGACAAAGTCTATTGCAAATTATTGCCTTTACCTGACCATTATTACAAGGAAAAAGCCCAGTTAGATTTATTAGCAAAACCAACAACCCGCGATTCCATTTGGAGTGCCTATATTGCTAAAATAGCATCTCATTATAGTCATACTTGGGAAGAGCAAATTCCGTTGTCAAATGATTTCAAAAACCATTCTATTGAAATAAAGGTTCCTGCTCAAAAAGCTGGTGCTTATCTACTTATTATGTCTCACAAAGCTGATTTTTCTTATCAAAAAAATGGATTGGTTTATGCTTATTTCCAAGTTTCTGATTTGGCATTTATCGCTAGAGCACGCCCTCAAAAAGGACAGTCTATTAATGAGTTTTTTATTGTTAATCGAAAAAATGGCGCGCCTATTGAGCAAGCAAAAGTTCAGTTTTTAGATAAAGATTGGAAAAAAATTGACACCCAATACAGCAACAACCAAGGGCATCTAACGACTCATTTAAACCGTACAAAACCTTACTCCATTCGAATTAAAAAAGGCAAAGACCAATTGTGGCTAGACGATCATCAGCTAAGATACAATGACTACAGTCGCCTAAAAAAAGGTAAAAAAACCTACCTCTTTACAGACAAACCTATTTATCGACCGG
It includes:
- a CDS encoding alpha-2-macroglobulin family protein, yielding MQKNKYWGIICAFITVALSINLFAQKPNKTTMNNYPKAWEAINKLEYDGLTKSALEETQKLYTQIKKDAENPAQTAQLIKALLFINKYQARLEEDGLIKAIYRFQEEAKTATAPIKPILLSMVAEMYDRYLNQHLYKFQNRTKTADFKQEDIRTWDVARITEKCFELYHQSITYDETKTLAIKDFEAITYSSFNVEGLRPTLYDFLVHRALDFFESEKYYLTKPAFKFYLDSKVHFADGSSFINTTLKAKDSLASEFQTLRLYQEALAFHVDDKDPKAYIDLELRRLRYVLNKSILNDKNLLYLDRLEALHQQYKKQEVAAEIAFQIATYYYNQGQKYQPSPTEQYRWDIKKAYEICQKAIEQYPKSYGASHCEALISSIQQKNMSLDVEKINAIDAPILALLSYKNLQKVYFRAIPITKAQHTTLNEKYGEKRAAYLRKLSSTYQWSLEIKDEGDYQNHTIEFEIPKLPNGRYIIAVSADEDFSYKENGIAYSSFFVSNMSLVARQNDGNYSFYVTNRTTGMPLEGVRAEFYVSKYNSLLRRYETIRAHTTDSDKNGLINSQGLQTKNGYYQSSYFIKLSQKEDVLFLDDSYYNHDPNAPYQKQTTHFFLDRAIYRPGQLVYFKGLVLSHMTDGKDQKIVPNQQRIITFYDANRQKVADVTVTTNEYGSFSGSFTAPKGGLLGQMYLEDSHSHSTKYFRVEEYKRPKFEVVALPIKESYKIGDTVHVQGHAKAYAGNNIDGAKVQYRVVRQARFPYWNWRWGWYIPFNREQQEITFGETTTNEKGEYEIAFEAIADRSIPKDKNPEFQYTVHATVTDITGETHTTQSTVRVGYIALDVSLSIPENVNRENTSSFGINTQNLNYQFEAAQGEIVIEQLKTPNIIYKNRLWSKPDYENMDKESFKKKFPLYAFKNEDEPNNWSVSKEVLRTSFDTKQSKKLELKNVNNWKQGRYRVTLKTKDKYGAPIEIRKFFTLYSNKAKKTPLNNALFLAQSSFTAEPDTSINIDFGTYEKAAYVLYEIEHDHQIIHREWIQPKGRIIRSLSIEEKHRGNLHFHLTSIQDGRFYSSGGTIYVPWSNKDLKVEYATFRDKLYPGQKEEWKIKISGHKGDKVAAEFLASMYDASLDAFSANSWYFNIHPSSYRSLSLQGYNSFTMVGSALLQHDWNTYKSGASRTYPTLDWNGFSFYEYDYSRGNRVYKSASPKGRMRSKKEGSKLGAPIMDSSVEMEEVEADGFMNAEQDKTVVSNDQITAKPEAPEQAPEEDFGNINVRTNLNETVFFYPDLMTDKDGNIIIKFTMNEALTKWKFMLFGHTKELAFVSDTKSVVTQKDLMVVPNAPRFFRENDEIYFTAKVSNLTEKAMKGKAQLQLFDAISMQPIDAAFGNTQATLSFDAKAGQSAPLAWKLNIPDGWNTPVTHRVVAKAGDFSDGEEAAIPVLTNRMLVTETQPLPVRGKQTKKFTFDRMAQVSQSKTLQHHQLTLEFTQNPAWYAIQSLPYLMEYPYECTEQIFSRYYANSLASDVANAHPKVKRVFDQWKNIDTDALKSNLAKNEELKYALLEETPWVLAAQSEATQKKNIGVLFDLNRMANELTKARDKMADRQLANGGFSWMPGGRDSWYITQYIVEGMGHLDKLGVKDIQSDPKMAKMIQRAVDYIDVELARQYKELLKWAKRSKNEKEYLEQDHLGQMVIHYFYARTFFLEQKITNKTTLEAIQYYEGQALKYWRNKSMYMQGLLALGFHRKGTDLETPQKIVAAAKENALNSDEMGMYWKYPSGYFWYQLPIETHALMIEVFDVVAKDAKAVEDLKVWLLKAKQTTHWKTTKATAAACYALLMSGDNWLMDDQEIEITLGNKKLDQSQIKKEAGTGYFKTSWKADEITNDMANIKVKNPNNVVAWGALYWQYFENLDKITHFKETPLKLNKKLFKQINTDRGPVLKPIDSQTLEPGDLIKVRIELMVDRDMEYVHMKDMRAAGLEPTNVLSQYKYQGGLGYYESTRDASTNFFFSYLSKGTYVFEYPLRVNHKGNFSNGITTIQCMYAPEFTAHSEGVRVSVE